The sequence below is a genomic window from Haloferax mediterranei ATCC 33500.
CGGCCGTCACACTGTTGAGCCGTGTGGCTGTGAACTCGGATTCGTCCGCGCGAGCGATATCGCGCAACTGGAGGACTTCTGAACCATGAGCTACGACTCTGAGAACCTCGATTGTATCGTCGCGCATCTTCGCGCGGAAATCACTCCCGGTGACTGGCTCGTCTACACGGCGCGCCGCATCGCCACCGAGACCGGCCTCAGTAGCCACGAAGTCGGCTACTGGCTCGGGCGCATCAACGGCTCTCATGACGGCGTTGAGCCGATGGACGTTCCCGGTCTCAAGTTCACGAAGTGGAACCCCGGCGCGTCGAGTCCGCTCCGCTGGAAGATTGAGCGTGTTGCTGAGGATTCTTCTGAGCGTGCTGTCGCCGATGGCGGCGTCCGCTGGATTGACCTAAGAGAAATCCAGCAGCAACTCGTGAAAGCCATCATCGAACTCGAGAACGATGGCGACGTCCCGTATGGTCTCGCTATCAAGGAAGTCCTTAGCGAACGCTACGGGAAGGAAGTGGGTCATGGTCAACTCTACCCGAATCTCGATGACCTCGTGGAGATGGACGTCGTTGAGAAGGGCGAAATCGACCGCCGGACGAACTCCTACGCGTCGACCGGACTCGCTCGTGCGATGGTCGCTGGAGAGGCTGAACACATGGCCCACCTCGCCGGTCTTGAAGTCTCCGAGGCGGTTGCTGACGGTGGCGAGTTCCAACTCCCAGAAGGGACGACTGCCGAAGAGTCGAGTGAGTGTCCCAAGTGCGGCTCAGGCGATGCAGTTGTCGCTGCCGGTGAAGTGTACTGTTGGGACTGCGGCCACGGTCATCAGGAGGGTGAAGAGCGGTGAGTTGCAAGCGCTGCGGGTCGCCGTCCAAGGGCGCGTACTGCTCTCCCTGCGAGATGGAGATGCGCCACGAGGACGAACGCGAGTGGCGGATGGCCGATATCGACCGCGACCTCGAGGGCGGCGAAGGGATGTTCGTTCACAAGGTCGGCCTCGCGTCGGTCGACCGAGGGGACGGTATTGAGACCGACGGCGGTCGCGATGTTAACGAGAACCCGTTGGAGGA
It includes:
- a CDS encoding helix-turn-helix transcriptional regulator translates to MSYDSENLDCIVAHLRAEITPGDWLVYTARRIATETGLSSHEVGYWLGRINGSHDGVEPMDVPGLKFTKWNPGASSPLRWKIERVAEDSSERAVADGGVRWIDLREIQQQLVKAIIELENDGDVPYGLAIKEVLSERYGKEVGHGQLYPNLDDLVEMDVVEKGEIDRRTNSYASTGLARAMVAGEAEHMAHLAGLEVSEAVADGGEFQLPEGTTAEESSECPKCGSGDAVVAAGEVYCWDCGHGHQEGEER